A window of Leclercia adecarboxylata contains these coding sequences:
- the tolR gene encoding colicin uptake protein TolR encodes MARQRGRGRRELKSEINIVPLLDVLLVLLLIFMATAPIITQSVEVDLPDATESQAVSTNDDPPVIIEVSGVGQYSVVVEKDRMDQLPPEQVIAEAQRRLQSNPKTVFLIGGAKDVPYDEIIKALNLLHSAGVKSVGLMTQPI; translated from the coding sequence ATGGCCAGACAGCGTGGACGGGGTCGTCGCGAATTGAAGTCCGAAATCAACATTGTACCGCTGCTGGATGTGCTGCTGGTGCTGCTGCTGATCTTTATGGCGACAGCACCCATCATTACCCAGAGCGTTGAGGTTGATCTGCCGGACGCGACAGAATCTCAGGCTGTAAGCACCAATGACGATCCTCCGGTCATCATTGAGGTATCCGGGGTTGGACAGTACAGCGTGGTAGTGGAAAAAGATCGTATGGATCAGCTACCGCCGGAGCAGGTCATTGCGGAAGCGCAACGACGTCTGCAATCCAATCCGAAAACAGTCTTCTTAATCGGGGGTGCGAAAGACGTGCCTTACGATGAAATAATTAAAGCGCTGAACCTGTTGCATAGCGCGGGCGTTAAGTCAGTCGGCTTGATGACGCAGCCTATTTGA